A region of the Melanotaenia boesemani isolate fMelBoe1 chromosome 6, fMelBoe1.pri, whole genome shotgun sequence genome:
AATCTTCAACAGTTTTGCATCAGGAGGTTGCTTCATAATTATAGTGCCTGATGTTTGCATCCTATAAGTTTAGACTAAAATTTCTCTTGTTACGAGCTTGTCATCCATCACCCCTGAGTGGTCGAGGCTGTGTGATTGAGCCAGTGTGTGTGCGTCACTCCGTGTTGTTGACGCTGTAGGGTGGCGGAGGATCCAGACTTTGTTCTGAAGGAGTCAGGGTACCCGGGGGCCCAGAAGAGGGGGTGGGAGAGGCAGGGGGCTCCTCTGAATCTGAGTTCTCCAGCGAGAGGTCATCAACCAATGCCCTGCGTCCACGCATTGCCAGGGGCAACGGAGCCCGTCTAGACAGGACAAGGGAGAGAGTTACAGCATGTTCTGATGTGAACCAGCTGTGTGAAGCTAACATGAGAAACAGGGACAGCTAGTTTATATAATAAAGTTACTGCTGTTATTAACTATTCATTTATTATGGCTTCCTTTTTATTCTTCAGTGTACTTGAATGGGTGGTTTATAAGATGtttgaaaatagtaaaaaaaacaaaaaaaacaacaacaaacaaagttATCACAAGTTCCTAAATACTGTGACCCATTAGGGTAGTGTTTCACTTTGGAAAGAGCTAGCTTCTGTCAAAAAGAttctaaaaaaaattcattGCCTATGTGCTTAAAATTACAGTATTGAGTGCTTTTATatctttcatttcattacattatttttttaatgttaattgtTATATTTGCTTCAGAGGTACTTTCTTATCATGGGACAGAACCAGGGATAAACAAAGCTGATCTACACTAAGCTAAATGACTGACAGAAGGGTATCTGTTATATAACTGTAACCAAAAAAACCAAcacaacaaacatacaaaaaaaaaacaaaatccccCCCCAAAACTTAGAACTATGACCATAAAAAGAGCTCCAGATGtacaaaagcaataaaaacaattgtaAAATGTCCAACCCAAAAACTACATTGATTATGTATTGCCTAGAAGCTTAAAGGAGCAGTGTGTAGGATTTCATGACATCTAGAATTAAAGtttcaaactgaaaacttcCTCGAACTCTTTACTGTTCTAAGCATGTAGGACAGGTTTCTTTAATTggggtcctcaagggccactaccctgcaggttttaaatgtttccccgCTCTAACACACccaattcaaataaaattattctcCTTGTCTTcaaattctgcacaatgaccccaTTTATTTTATACAGGAGAAACAATGGTCGGTGCTGCAAATGTGAACAGCCAGAGACAAACCAGGTGGCTGATTTGTCCATTCTGGACGACTGCATGTCAATGCCTAATGGTTGACATGGAGAAACCTGTTGCATCTGTAGATATAAATGACTTGTTCTAAactgaaaacaatgttttgcattttcatgtgattttactttaataaaaacacagtgatgGATATCATGTTGAGTTTCTGACAATAAAGCTTTCTAAGTATTACACACTGCTCCTTTAAAGGCTCCAGCCTTCTACACAGACCtacttaaagaataaaaaatgtatcaCACACAGCAACCTACTTCTCTGGTCTCCAGTCAGGGATGCTGGATGTTGGTGAGATGCAGACAGATGAGTAATGTGTCAGTGTTAGATGGATGCAAAAGGACATAACAAAagagcagaacaaaacaaattatatcATGTTAATGggatgttaaaaacaaaacaaaacaaaacaagaaatgatGATCAAGTAAATACATACAGAAGAAcccccgcacacacacacacacacacacacacacacattgacagCTTCACCGCATGCCTACCTGAGCTGGCTGCGGAGGGTGGTGATCTCTCGTGTCATACTTTGACTGCTATCTGAGATCTCCTCCAGCTCTCTCTGCAGCTTCCTCTTCTGAGCATTGGAGCGAGAGTTctcctcctctacctcctccAGCTGCCTCTTCAACTGCTTCAGTCGCACCATCGACTTGTCCAGCTGTAGCAGTAAGAAGAAGGATGTGGGTGGAAAAGAGATTGAGGGGAGACAtaagaaagaagagaagaagacaaTAGAGGATGGATAGATATTTAAAAAGGTAGATTAGTCTAGGAACAAGAGGACTGATAGGGATCAGGAGTCAGATTAAACCTAGCAGATTATTACCGATGATGTTTTGGGAGGAGAGTTAGTGTCTCTGCTTTGGCTGTGAGGGATTTATTTTTTAGGGGGAGGGAGGGGAAAGCGAACTTCCACTGATGTCAGAACAGGATTAGGATTAGTTTGGACTAGGCTGGATAAGTCATTCATTTTAGGATGATTTGTCAACACTCTCTTTGTGCCTTAATGCACAATTAAAGCTGCCCCGACCTCCACTAAACGATCATTGTTTTTGCTCCATTCGCTGTTGGTCTCCTGAAAGATAAGTGTGACTGACCTGGCTGGTATGGTCTTACCTGTTCTCTGTACTGGTCTGCATGTCTCCTTTCGTCATCTGCCTGCATCAACACCTCCTTCagttttttctctgtcttcctcaCTAGTTTGTTGGCAATAGCTCGTTCTCTGTTGGGACAGGCGAATCTGTTAACCACTACACCAAACAATTCAAGATCACGTACACCTATCAAGGTAAAATCTTAACCTCTAATCTTGTTTCTTTTGACACTCTGGACATTATATTTGactaaagtaaatgtaaatataaataaggcACAGAAACATCTGAACTGATGTCTGTATGTTTTTCTCACTGTCTCTCCTGTTCCAGCTGTTCCTCCATTGAATCAATCTTAGCCTCCAGGGCGGCGACGCTGAGCCTGTGTTTGCCCCTCACTGCTCCCTCCAGTTCTCCCAGCCGGGTCTTGAGCTCCTTGTTCTGCTTCTCCAGCTGTTCTCGAGATGTCTCTGCCTTCTGAGCCAGAGTTCTTTCTCCTTGAAGCTGCACAGTCAAAGTCTCCACCTGCAACACAAGCAGAGCACTGGTAAGAGTGTGTGCTTGCATAAATGTGTGTTAAAACTGAAGTGTAAGGGCACTTATGCATGTGTCCATGTACCACACCTGCAAAGCTGTCTTCCTTTGTCTCTCTGCCAGCAGTTCAGAGTtagtctgctcctcttcaagCTCCTCTTCCAGTTGACTGACTCGTGCCTCCAACCTCCGTTTCTCTTCAAACAGTGCATTCCTGTGCAAACACACAACCTTCAGTAGTACCAACACAAACGGACAAGTGACAAAACTCTAATGATATAGAAGACATAAAGTACGAACTTTCCAGTGCTGCTGTTGACCATCTCATCCGCCAGCTCATCTCTCTCCTGCTGAGCCTgtctcctctgcctctctgacACAGACAGCTCCTGCACAAAGAAATCAGTGCAGACATAGAGGCCATGTGAACATGTACAGTTACTACAGGGGCAGTAGGATTATCGTAATATTTATAGAGGATTACTTTTAGAACAAGCATAAGCCCATGTACCTCAGTAAGGTGCAGCACCTCTGCTTCcagtgtttgtattttcttctcAGTGTCTTTCGACTGTGTGATCACCTCCTCCCGAGCCAACTTGGTTTCATCAAGCTCGCGCAggatttctttcatttgacCCTGTAACAAATGAATAAGATATTTTAAACTCATGTCTGTTGacgagaataaaaataaaaaatatgcatttgtGTGGATTTCTGTTTTACCTGCAGCCTTCGTAGCTGCTTAACAGCTTCCTCTTTGCCACGGCTGGCTGCCTCCACCTGGGCTTCGGATTCCTGCAGTTCTGCTTCCAGCTGCTTCTTGGTCAACACAGCCTGAGACCGCTGAGTCCTTTCCTCCTCCAAATGGATCTCCAATTCCTTTACCTGGATTagacatgaataaaaaattaaatgggtGTAACTTTTACAAACATCAAAAGCCATGTCAGTGCTCTTCTCTGTCTTCTCCCTTTCTACCTGCTTGCTGAGAgccctcctcttctcctctccctTCTCCTCATTGGTGCTGATCTCCCTCTCAAACTGAGCCTTGAGCGCCTGCAGGTTGACCTCCAGCCTCAGCCTGGAGTTCTCCGCCTCTGACAGCTCCTCCTCAAGCTCCTGTGTCTGAACTCTCAAGTTCTGTACTTCAGTTTCTAAGGTCCTCCGGGTACGCTCAAGCTCATGGACCTAATGCAGAAGAAGACACAAAACAGTGACTCACTGAAAGCtgaaagtgattaaaaaaaagaagtcagaaAACTCAGATTCTTACATTTTTGCCAACATCATCCTGTTGGTTTACAAGCTGCTCCATTTCCAGACGGAGCTGCTTGTTGGTCCTCTCTAGCTCGTCTCTTTGGTCCTGGACTTCCTACATATGGCATTATAGAGGGTTAGCCATAAAATGACCAATGCCTAAAAAACATAGATGCATTCTCTCAAAGATTTTACCTGGAGGGATCGGGAAAGTGCTAGATAtcttgtctctttctctctgttgtCTGCTTCTGCTCTGTCCTTCTCCTCTGCCAGACGAGCACTCACAGCCTTCTCCTCTGCCAGACACTGAGAGGATGATGGAAGAAAAGTTACAGACGTGGAAAATTGCCTCGGGAATATCGGCTCTGTATGATTTCTACAACCTGCGCGTAAGAGCTAACAGTTATGGCTCTCACCTGGTCAAATTTCTTCTGCCGCTTTTCAAGGGCTGTACAGTTCTGCCTCTCTCTTTGCAGGGCAATTGTCATGTCCTCTATTTCCTCCCTTAGTCGCTCCCTCTGCCTTTCCActctttccttctcttcctccttctgtcGCTCTCTTTGGAGGGTGCTGTCCAGCTCCCTTTGGAGCTTCCTGCGTGTCTCCTCTCCAACTTCTACTGCCGTACTCACCTCCTCTGACTGCTTACGTAGCTCTGCAAGCTGTAGAAGTTGAGCAGAGGTCGAAGTGATAAATGTCATTGTTACATctattttaatgatttatatGGATCTATGTTAAAGGATATCTACCAAAACATaatgtaacatttttatttctatttacctgctgggtgtgtgtttgaatcTGCCTGGTGAGCTCTTTAgctctttcctcctcctcctcgagTCTTTCCATCAATCcgttcttctcctcctccagagCTCGCACCCTTGAGGCCAAAGACATCTTCTGACGAGTTTCATCTTGCAGCAGCTCCTAAtagcagaaaaaaaggacaaaggCCTCCGTGAAACAGACTGTCCATGTGTGGGTGTTTTTGAAACAGAAACTGGAGCAAAAAACccttttcctaaaaaaaaaaatactattttcctCATGATTTTATAGAATTGTGCCACTTTCACAGTAAAAGTTGTCAAAAAGTACCTGTACTTGAGTTAATTCagctgtttatgtatttttcttacCTTTGCATCATGCAGCTGACTCTCCAGGCTGCTGACTTCTTTAGCAAGGCGAAGAGATTTGTGGTCAGAGGAAGACAAATTGCTGGAGAGAGACTCAATCTCAGACTGAAAGAAATAGAGTTAAATATAAGAGTTAATTCCTTTCTAGAAAAGGACTTGAGACTATCTTTCCTTTACTGCAGTGTAAGAAGCAtttgtaaatacaaaaacatacaaatagaaACAAAGGAAAGGAACCTAAATGTCATGTTTAATGTAGGGGAATTTGTGTCCATTTGCACCTGCAGCTTCTGCAACCTCTCCTCCCTGTCCTCCCGCTCTCTGTCAGCCTGGGTCAGTCTGGCGCTGAGCTCTTGCAGCTGACCCTCAGCCCTCTTACGACCTCTTTCGCTCTCTGTGCGGCTCGCTTGAAGGCTTTTAAGCTCAGAAGACAAAttctgcctctcctcctccagcaaGACTTTGGCTTTCTCAAGGGACTGACGTGCCTAAAAGATACACGTGGTTGGTGATGGTTCATTTTTGGCTATGCATTTTTTGCTTGAATACATGTTTCCCCTACTCTCTTGCTGTTGTCAAGCTGCTCCTGAAGGTTGTCTATGGCAGCACTGTGTTTGATTCGGAGTTCTGATAGTTGGGCCTCGTGGCGACGGGTCTCATCTTCAACACATCTCTGAAGTTCACTTAATTCTGCCTCACGACGAGACCTGTGGAAATGTAGAAAGATTGAAATAAGTCAATAATTATTTCCCCATTAGTAAACAATTCAGTCCTGATCTTAGAACAATAACACAATATGCCAGAATTTCTATTTCATAGCCTGAATTTCAACCCATGTTTACCTTAGCTCCTGCTGTGCAGCTGTGGTGTCCAGTGTGTCCTCTAGCTCAGTTCTAAGAGCTTCCAACTCCTCGCCCAGATCTCGTCTCTGTTTCTCTGCTCTTTCCCTCATCCCTCGTTCATTCTCCACTTCCTCCTTCAGCTCAGACACTTGGGATAAGGCCTCCCTCAGTGCCTTCTGAGCTTCAGCACGGCGTGCACCTTCTTCCTCCAACCTGACGgagtgaaaaacaaacacaagagaaTGAAACAGGAGTATCAAAGGGTTATCACAGACTCTTATTTGTATAATACTTTCTACTGAGTCTCACCTGCCCTGCAAGGTTGTGATTTCCTTCTCCTTTTGAGCCAGAGTGCCCCTCAGCTCAGCAACCAGCATACCCAGGTCGGACAGCTGCTCCTGAGCCTCCAGCGACTCATTCTCCATCCTCCTTTTCCACTTTTCCTGTTCTAAGCGGCCCTGCTCCTCACGTTTCAGACGCTCTGCAAATGGTGATGGAGAGAAACTGATATTAACTTGACAATTACAAAGTGGTTaagccttttattttttttttttaattaacaaaataaatgtaattttgtaataaactttaaaCTAGAAACTAAAATCAGAGCCTCATTAGGGGAATTGTTTACTGTcataataaatcaaaacaatgcGTAgggtaatatttttatataaaatacgtttttctttttaaatataattaaaaaaaagtctaaagaGCAAATATTAAAGATGCTTCAAGATGCTTCCCTAAAGTCATGGAGAACGCTTACCCTCAAGGTCAGCAATGACAgcctcctgtttgtttttaagtttattgagactttttgttttctcttcctcctcagtgAGTTGGTCGGTCACCTCACTTAGATGCTCCTCCAACAGTTTCTTCTCCTGCTCAGAGAAAAGCATGCAACACATAGAATATATGTGTTTAAGTCATATGTACAGTACAGCTACACTGCAACACACGtagacacacaaacaatatCAAAGTTTATACGTGACGTCCACCTTGATGAGTCGGTCTCTCTGCTCCACGGCAGTCAGCAGATCTGTCTCAAGACTCTTCACTTTGGTCTCCAAGGTAACCTTCTCCAGCAGGAGGCGCTGTCTGGCACTTTCCTCTTCCTCTAGCTGCTCCTCCAGGTCctgacaaaaaaaaccaaatgcACCAAAGGGACCAAATGTACATTCAGCCCCAATTTCAACTTCACATTACAAACCATTAAACTGTATATCTCTCCTCCTAACCTGTACATTCTGCTGCATTCTTTTCTTCTCATTGGTTAGCTGTaaactcctctcctcttcctcctccagtcGACTCTCCAGCTCCCCCAGAACTTCCTCCAGCTCCTGCTTCCGGCTGGCCAACCTGGCTCTCATCTCCTCTGCCTCTGCAAACAGTTCTGCCTCCGCCTGCAGCTGGTCAGCCAGCACAGATTTTTCCTCCAAAAGCTAGAAAGTGTGAAAGAGTGAGGGAGGAGGAGTAAGGAGTGATACTCTAATTGAAATGCAAAGAGGTAGGTAGAGGAGGAAAGGCAGCAGAGCACGGATGGGGTTAATTTACCTGAACATGCTTCCTGTCCAGCTCGGTGTAGTCTTGTTCTGCTCGAGTGAGTTTATCCTTGGCCTTCTGGAGCTCGGCTTCTCTGACCTGGATCTCCTCATCCTGGCGGGTCACCTGCAGCAAGGGCTTCACCTGTTTGACAGAAATCAAAGGCCagattttaagtcttttttggGATTTTCACTATGCCGACCACACACCTTCTGTAAATATTCTTAGTCAGATCTCagcacatatttatatttttgcaaCGAGAATAAACAAAGTTCAAGCAAAATATATTTCCAAAGTTTCTAAATATGCTTAAAAATATACCACTTAAAGAAGCCTGTGTTACTTATTTCATATTAATCTTGTGACGTGGTTGTGTGCACCTTGGTAAACAGCCGCCACCACTGCCAGTTCCTGAGCTTAAGGTAAGCAGCACAGTTCCTCTGCATCACCCTCAGAGcactcagctgctgctgcttcttcataAAGGCCctgagacaaaataaaacaatcagcaAACACACATGGCCATATCAAGGTAACATGTGACACATCtcaaagcagcagagaaaaattaaattagtttaataaatgcataattacagaaaatattttatttcttcaataTAATTGTaaaactttaatcacttttatTTCACATGCCttcaaaagctttaaaaataccTTTTTATGCAGTTGCAACTCTGCCACTAACACATGTTgacaaaagattaaatattaataagtCTTTAGGAGCAAAATACACAACTGCAACTTTTGCAGCAACAACGCAGCACTTATGGAGAAAACCACGTCTGTGCTATGTGGCATGTATGCTTTCATCTGTCCCTttaaaagatttagaaaaagaTTGCCAATTATTCAAGCAAGGTCcagttcatctttatttttgttttctgtcttataAGTAAAATTCAATGTAAATATAAGAAATtccaaaaaaaacaatgatgtgTCACTATTTATGCAAAACAGTACTGTGCATTTAATAATGCTGAATTCATTTTAGCCTGAGCACGAATGGTCAGTCAGTGCGGATTCTTCTAAGGTCGGTAATTACTATTTATAGAACAATGGATTTTATAGTGTCAGTGCCATAATATTACGGTTATTTGAAGGGAAAACAAccttttaataacaaaaacaacacacctAAAATGACCTAACATTAATACAGCATCCTTATGTTGACATTGTTTCTTAAGTAAAGCTGTGCTAGTAGCATCCTACCGCTTGTACATACATTTCATATGAGGATGTTAATCAACTGAATAAATGTCAACATAATTTCATAGCTGTAATACTTACAAGGCTATTTGCACTGAACAtcttaatgttttgtttagaaAGCCTTGAGAATAAAATGCCTGATGCccattatctaaaaaaaattaatcagcCAGATTATTTGATATATTGATGGGTCTATCTTAACTCAGTCGATCTCTCTGCTAATGTTTGCTCTCAACCAAAGTCGTACTTGCGTGCAAGAAATCCTCTGGAAGCGCTCTGGAAGCGTATGATGGTGTCTGTGATCTTCAGGTCTCTTTCTTCCTCCAGATGACCCAGAACTCCAGCTCTGAAGAAGACTTTACTCTGACCCACCCTGAACAGGTTGTGATCCAGCTCAAGAGCTTTTATCTGAATGGGGAGAGTTAACAGCAGTTAATATCAGTCTCCATGATTGCACATCACATTATGAGTTTAGAGTTCTTTTTACCTACCATGAGCTCTGAAGCCTGTTTGCCATCCATGAAGGTACGTGGGATGGCATTAGGAGTGAGAATCTCATATCTGAAAGGAATAGGTTAGAATATacgtgtgtgtttgagtgaggATTTGTAAAAAGGATTATTAGAAGATGTCAgcgatgttttttaattttgtatcaTGTGtgagaaacagaaagaagaagagagagaaaaagctaATGTGTTTAGCAAAAACTCATAAAAAAGgcaatcacaaacacacacctctgtCTGAACTCCTGGAATGCGATGCGGTTCGGGAAGCCTTGTCTGCAGATACGAATCCCCTCCAAAACACCGTTACACCTCAGCTGGTCCAGAACCAGGTGGGGGGACAGCTTTCCAGCCTGAGGAATACAGAAGAAGGCATTAAGCACAGgagcaaacaagaaaaacaaaacagtcagaTATTATGTCAGCTTTACTTCAGGTTTCTTCTATTTCAGCCTTCTCACCCTCTTTTCATGGTTGGGGATAATGCAGCGCAGGAAGTTAGGGTTAGTGTTTCTGAGCGTGGCCATCAGCTTGGTGAGAGACTCTTTGTAGAGTTGACCAACAGTCCGAAACATTCCCTTCTTTGTCTTCAGTCCAGCTGCTCCAAAAGTGACTGGCCCACTATTCTCCCCTGATGACACCTGGTCCAGACCAATGATCCTGTCCACTGGATGAAAGCAGAAAACCAGGTATAAGTTTATTAGCAATTATCAGTAAGTTTAGGTTGGAGAGACATGATTGGAAATTTTATGTCGGAGTGTATTACATACTGATTGCCTGTCACATCAAGATTGTGAACAAAGAAGGATATCCATGGATTTGAAACTCAAATGGTTTTAAAGGCAGTACTAATAGCGTACTTTTGTGGACCcagtaaaatacacacacaggcTTTGTTGTTTGTAAAGCCTTTCAAGCTTAACCTGTTAGCTTTGGGCATGTTCAGACAGGCATGACTAGATGTTTGCCTGAAAAGGATATAacaggatttttattttgttcctgATGTCACCTGTGTTGAGATTGCTACTTTAAATAATATAGAACTTAAAAGCAAGTAATACTGTCTCATAATGACTTGTTTATTGTGTCAATAGTTATAcatattttagttcatttaa
Encoded here:
- the myh14 gene encoding myosin-10 isoform X3, with protein sequence MTRPTGRGANDVTRFLSSGGGSGSPNSSSSVFSAASQADWAAKRLVWVPSEKHGFESASIREERGDEVEVELTDSQRKLTLSREEVQRMNPPRFSKVEDMADLTCLNEASVLHNLRERYFSGLIYTYSGLFCVVVNPYKNLSIYTESIVEMYRGKKRHEMPPHIYAISEAAYRSMLQDREDQSILCTGESGAGKTENTKKVIQYLAHVASSHKSGTLGRNKEAVQSMQYGELERQLLQANPILETFGNAKTVKNDNSSRFGKFIRINFDVAGYIVGANIETYLLEKSRATRQAKDERTFHIFYQLLCGASEETRADLLLGSADEYRFLSGGSIPVPGQSDSENFTQTMDSMAIMGFTPEELLSMLKVISAVLQFGNISFMKEKNQDQASMPDNTAAQKLCHLLGINVLEFTRAILTPRIKVGREYVQKAQTKEQADFAIEALSKATYERLFRWLVHRINRALDRRQRQGASFIGILDIAGFEIFQLNSFEQLCINYTNEKLQQLFNHTMFILEQEEYQREGIEWNFIDFGLDLQPCIDLIERPAHPPGVLALLDEECWFPRATDRSFVEKLSAEQGSHPKFFKSKQPRGEADFSIIHYAGKVDYKSDEWLVKNMDPLNDNVASLLHQSSDHFVSELWKEVDRIIGLDQVSSGENSGPVTFGAAGLKTKKGMFRTVGQLYKESLTKLMATLRNTNPNFLRCIIPNHEKRAGKLSPHLVLDQLRCNGVLEGIRICRQGFPNRIAFQEFRQRYEILTPNAIPRTFMDGKQASELMIKALELDHNLFRVGQSKVFFRAGVLGHLEEERDLKITDTIIRFQSASRGFLARKAFMKKQQQLSALRVMQRNCAAYLKLRNWQWWRLFTKVKPLLQVTRQDEEIQVREAELQKAKDKLTRAEQDYTELDRKHVQLLEEKSVLADQLQAEAELFAEAEEMRARLASRKQELEEVLGELESRLEEEEERSLQLTNEKKRMQQNVQDLEEQLEEEESARQRLLLEKVTLETKVKSLETDLLTAVEQRDRLIKEKKLLEEHLSEVTDQLTEEEEKTKSLNKLKNKQEAVIADLEERLKREEQGRLEQEKWKRRMENESLEAQEQLSDLGMLVAELRGTLAQKEKEITTLQGRLEEEGARRAEAQKALREALSQVSELKEEVENERGMRERAEKQRRDLGEELEALRTELEDTLDTTAAQQELRSRREAELSELQRCVEDETRRHEAQLSELRIKHSAAIDNLQEQLDNSKRARQSLEKAKVLLEEERQNLSSELKSLQASRTESERGRKRAEGQLQELSARLTQADREREDREERLQKLQSEIESLSSNLSSSDHKSLRLAKEVSSLESQLHDAKELLQDETRQKMSLASRVRALEEEKNGLMERLEEEEERAKELTRQIQTHTQQLAELRKQSEEVSTAVEVGEETRRKLQRELDSTLQRERQKEEEKERVERQRERLREEIEDMTIALQRERQNCTALEKRQKKFDQCLAEEKAVSARLAEEKDRAEADNREKETRYLALSRSLQEVQDQRDELERTNKQLRLEMEQLVNQQDDVGKNVHELERTRRTLETEVQNLRVQTQELEEELSEAENSRLRLEVNLQALKAQFEREISTNEEKGEEKRRALSKQVKELEIHLEEERTQRSQAVLTKKQLEAELQESEAQVEAASRGKEEAVKQLRRLQGQMKEILRELDETKLAREEVITQSKDTEKKIQTLEAEVLHLTEELSVSERQRRQAQQERDELADEMVNSSTGKNALFEEKRRLEARVSQLEEELEEEQTNSELLAERQRKTALQVETLTVQLQGERTLAQKAETSREQLEKQNKELKTRLGELEGAVRGKHRLSVAALEAKIDSMEEQLEQERQERAIANKLVRKTEKKLKEVLMQADDERRHADQYREQLDKSMVRLKQLKRQLEEVEEENSRSNAQKRKLQRELEEISDSSQSMTREITTLRSQLSIPDWRPEKRAPLPLAMRGRRALVDDLSLENSDSEEPPASPTPSSGPPGTLTPSEQSLDPPPPYSVNNTE
- the myh14 gene encoding myosin-10 isoform X1; amino-acid sequence: MTRPTGRGANDVTRFLSSGGGSGSPNSSSSVFSAASQADWAAKRLVWVPSEKHGFESASIREERGDEVEVELTDSQRKLTLSREEVQRMNPPRFSKVEDMADLTCLNEASVLHNLRERYFSGLIYTYSGLFCVVVNPYKNLSIYTESIVEMYRGKKRHEMPPHIYAISEAAYRSMLQDREDQSILCTGESGAGKTENTKKVIQYLAHVASSHKSGTLGRNKEAVQSMQYGELERQLLQANPILETFGNAKTVKNDNSSRFGKFIRINFDVAGYIVGANIETYLLEKSRATRQAKDERTFHIFYQLLCGASEETRADLLLGSADEYRFLSGGSIPVPGQSDSENFTQTMDSMAIMGFTPEELLSMLKVISAVLQFGNISFMKEKNQDQASMPDNTAAQKLCHLLGINVLEFTRAILTPRIKVGREYVQKAQTKEQADFAIEALSKATYERLFRWLVHRINRALDRRQRQGASFIGILDIAGFEIFQLNSFEQLCINYTNEKLQQLFNHTMFILEQEEYQREGIEWNFIDFGLDLQPCIDLIERPAHPPGVLALLDEECWFPRATDRSFVEKLSAEQGSHPKFFKSKQPRGEADFSIIHYAGKVDYKSDEWLVKNMDPLNDNVASLLHQSSDHFVSELWKEDIQTLPRVYFFDSYATLQTNGSDMDRIIGLDQVSSGENSGPVTFGAAGLKTKKGMFRTVGQLYKESLTKLMATLRNTNPNFLRCIIPNHEKRAGKLSPHLVLDQLRCNGVLEGIRICRQGFPNRIAFQEFRQRYEILTPNAIPRTFMDGKQASELMIKALELDHNLFRVGQSKVFFRAGVLGHLEEERDLKITDTIIRFQSASRGFLARKAFMKKQQQLSALRVMQRNCAAYLKLRNWQWWRLFTKVKPLLQVTRQDEEIQVREAELQKAKDKLTRAEQDYTELDRKHVQLLEEKSVLADQLQAEAELFAEAEEMRARLASRKQELEEVLGELESRLEEEEERSLQLTNEKKRMQQNVQDLEEQLEEEESARQRLLLEKVTLETKVKSLETDLLTAVEQRDRLIKEKKLLEEHLSEVTDQLTEEEEKTKSLNKLKNKQEAVIADLEERLKREEQGRLEQEKWKRRMENESLEAQEQLSDLGMLVAELRGTLAQKEKEITTLQGRLEEEGARRAEAQKALREALSQVSELKEEVENERGMRERAEKQRRDLGEELEALRTELEDTLDTTAAQQELRSRREAELSELQRCVEDETRRHEAQLSELRIKHSAAIDNLQEQLDNSKRARQSLEKAKVLLEEERQNLSSELKSLQASRTESERGRKRAEGQLQELSARLTQADREREDREERLQKLQSEIESLSSNLSSSDHKSLRLAKEVSSLESQLHDAKELLQDETRQKMSLASRVRALEEEKNGLMERLEEEEERAKELTRQIQTHTQQLAELRKQSEEVSTAVEVGEETRRKLQRELDSTLQRERQKEEEKERVERQRERLREEIEDMTIALQRERQNCTALEKRQKKFDQCLAEEKAVSARLAEEKDRAEADNREKETRYLALSRSLQEVQDQRDELERTNKQLRLEMEQLVNQQDDVGKNVHELERTRRTLETEVQNLRVQTQELEEELSEAENSRLRLEVNLQALKAQFEREISTNEEKGEEKRRALSKQVKELEIHLEEERTQRSQAVLTKKQLEAELQESEAQVEAASRGKEEAVKQLRRLQGQMKEILRELDETKLAREEVITQSKDTEKKIQTLEAEVLHLTEELSVSERQRRQAQQERDELADEMVNSSTGKNALFEEKRRLEARVSQLEEELEEEQTNSELLAERQRKTALQVETLTVQLQGERTLAQKAETSREQLEKQNKELKTRLGELEGAVRGKHRLSVAALEAKIDSMEEQLEQERQERAIANKLVRKTEKKLKEVLMQADDERRHADQYREQLDKSMVRLKQLKRQLEEVEEENSRSNAQKRKLQRELEEISDSSQSMTREITTLRSQLSIPDWRPEKRAPLPLAMRGRRALVDDLSLENSDSEEPPASPTPSSGPPGTLTPSEQSLDPPPPYSVNNTE